From a single Brassica rapa cultivar Chiifu-401-42 chromosome A01, CAAS_Brap_v3.01, whole genome shotgun sequence genomic region:
- the LOC103858222 gene encoding gamma-soluble NSF attachment protein, with protein MSSDPEKMMSKADKMTKLTLTRWSADWRGATELYEQAANGFRASSKYERAKVALEKASQGQVMQSSPWDAAKHMESAAALAQKLSIWDEVADFYRKASELYVECGRAQPASDALGKAARALEEVKPEDAIQLYTDACEILEEDGRDQMAFDLYRACASVYIKLEKFTDAATFFLRLGVAADKCDATNSQCKAYLSAIIVYLYGHDLKQAEKCYNDCSQIDAFLKSDQNRTASRLLTAYNEGDIEEIKKVACSSTVSNLDHAIIKLARKLPTGDVTAVQMNAGDDLDEDDLT; from the exons ATGTCTTCGGATCCTGAAAAGATGATGTCCAAAGCCGACAAGAT GACAAAACTCACGCTCACTAGATGGAGTGCTGACTGGAGAGGTGCTACTGAGTTGTATGAGCAAGCAG CAAATGGCTTTAGGGCATCAAGCAAATATGAAAGAGCTAAAGTGGCTCTCGAGAAAGCTTCGCAAGGACAAGTGATGCAATCTTC TCCCTGGGATGCTGCAAAACATATGGAGTCTGCTGCTGCCCTAGCACAGAAGCTAAGTATCTGGGATGAAGTTGCTGATTTTTACAGAAAGGCGTCTGAGCTGTATGTTGAGTGTGGTAGGGCACAGCCCGCATCAGATGCTCTTGGAAAGGCTGCTCG TGCTTTGGAAGAGGTCAAACCTGAAGATGCCATCCAACTATACACCGATGCTTGTGAAATTCTTGAAGAAGATGGGAGGGACCAGATGGCCTTTGATCTATACCGTGCTTGTGCTAGTGTTTACATAAAGCTCGAGAA GTTCACAGATGCTGCAACCTTTTTCTTAAGATTGGGTGTAGCAGCTGACAAGTGCGACGCCACAAATAGCCAGTGTAAG GCATATCTTAGTGCAATCATTGTATATCTATATGGTCATGACCTGAAGCAGGCTGAAAAATGCTACAACGATTGTTCTCA GATTGATGCTTTTCTGAAAAGTGATCAGAACCGAACTGCTAGCAGACTGCTCACAGCCTATAATGAAGGTGACATCGAAGAAATCAAGAAAGTGGCGTGTTCAAGCACCGTTTCCAATTTGGATCATGCG ATCATCAAGTTGGCGAGAAAGCTACCAACAGGAGATGTTACTGCAGTTCAGATGAATGCTGGTGATGATCTCGACGAGGATGATCTCACTTAA
- the LOC103858286 gene encoding uncharacterized protein LOC103858286, translating to MSISSLSLCLIFLTFLTTPLVLSSRTPKMAVAASPSIEKNLQKTHVHPPSLPVSDSSSSMAKIDAEPAPNTAISGFFRHMFPFPGWPFHKYGPFPMDKPANPSVTTTPATGAEEDESEKVPSSPSNGNRDGGNA from the coding sequence ATGTCAATCTCaagtctctctctctgcttAATCTTCCTCACCTTCTTAACCACCCCACTTGTTCTCTCCTCTCGCACCCCTAAAATGGCTGTAGCAGCATCACCTTCAATAGAGAAGAACCTCCAGAAAACACATGTTCATCCTCCTTCACTGCCTGTTTCTGATTCATCATCTTCCATGGCCAAGATTGATGCTGAGCCAGCACCGAACACGGCTATATCCGGTTTCTTCAGGCATATGTTCCCATTCCCAGGCTGGCCTTTCCACAAGTATGGTCCTTTCCCAATGGACAAGCCAGCAAATCCTTCTGTTACTACAACACCGGCTACTGGAGCTGAGGAAGATGAATCTGAGAAGGTGCCTTCTTCTCCAAGCAACGGAAACAGAGATGGTGGCAACGCTTAA